The window GGGTTACAGTGACGGTGTGGATTCGGGGAAAAAAGGAACCGAACTGCAAAATCATGTACAAAATGCTTTTGACGAAGCAGGGCTGCAAACTATTCCCAAAATTGAAGCCGGACTTTTTTGGTTCGATATCATTGCGCAGGTAGCAACTCTTTTGGGGCTGCTGGGAACGATTTTCGGGTTGGTTAACGCTTTTGATGCCCTGGCTACAGCAGCCGAAGCTGATAAAAGTCGTCTTCTGACCGAAGGTATTGCCATGGCTATGGGAACAACTGCTTATGGTTTGATTGTTGCCATCCCCACGATGCTGATTAAAGGTGCCCTGCAAGCAAGAGCTGAAAAGATTATTAATGATATTGATGAATTTAGTGTGAAAATGATAAATCAAATAACTTATGCAA is drawn from Candidatus Cloacimonadota bacterium and contains these coding sequences:
- a CDS encoding MotA/TolQ/ExbB proton channel family protein, whose protein sequence is GYSDGVDSGKKGTELQNHVQNAFDEAGLQTIPKIEAGLFWFDIIAQVATLLGLLGTIFGLVNAFDALATAAEADKSRLLTEGIAMAMGTTAYGLIVAIPTMLIKGALQARAEKIINDIDEFSVKMINQITYAMKD